One stretch of Streptomyces peucetius DNA includes these proteins:
- a CDS encoding isochorismatase family protein, translating to MPETSRPAAARTTRVHEPLTRDNTTLLLVDHQVGLFTGVRDITVQDLKHNVTGLAKAAALLGLPVVTTTTAASGMWGPLVPELSAVLPAGHKVVDRSSVNAWDDGRVREAVEATGRPKLVVAGISLEVCATFPALSATAAGYKTYVAVDACGTFWATKRETGLLRLQQAGVVVSDYSALMVEILADNADPIAGEVYGALDMPFATLVGQLAAAFGPDRA from the coding sequence ATGCCCGAGACCAGCCGCCCGGCCGCCGCCCGGACCACCCGCGTCCACGAGCCGCTCACCCGGGACAACACCACACTCCTGCTGGTCGACCACCAGGTCGGCCTGTTCACCGGCGTCCGGGACATCACCGTGCAGGACCTCAAGCACAATGTGACCGGCCTGGCGAAGGCCGCCGCTCTGCTGGGCCTGCCCGTCGTCACCACGACGACTGCCGCCTCGGGCATGTGGGGCCCGCTCGTACCCGAGCTGAGCGCCGTGCTGCCCGCCGGGCACAAGGTCGTCGACCGCAGCTCGGTCAACGCCTGGGACGACGGCCGTGTCCGTGAGGCGGTCGAGGCGACCGGCCGCCCCAAGCTCGTCGTCGCCGGAATCTCCCTGGAGGTCTGCGCCACCTTCCCGGCGCTCTCCGCGACCGCCGCCGGTTACAAGACGTACGTGGCCGTCGACGCCTGCGGCACGTTCTGGGCCACCAAGCGCGAGACGGGCCTGCTCCGCCTGCAGCAGGCCGGTGTGGTCGTCAGCGACTACTCGGCGCTGATGGTGGAGATCCTCGCCGACAACGCGGACCCGATCGCCGGCGAGGTCTACGGCGCACTCGACATGCCCTTCGCGACGCTCGTCGGCCAACTGGCGGCGGCTTTCGGACCCGACCGCGCCTGA